GATGCATCATCACATTATTTAAGTTTCATTAAAAATCATAAATTAAACAACCAGCAGAGAAATATATTTCTGAATCATCTTGGTTAGCTGTCTTTAAATACAGTGCAAACATTATTTGTACAATAAAACGTATAAACGCATGCCCCACAAATCTTTAAATGGCATGCACCATAAAGAGATTACTAATTCATAAGGACGTGCCACTGTGCAGAAAAAGTATCCTGGAATATACCTTTTAAAACTATCAGGCCTTAATCCCTTTGAATAACTGGTTCCTTAGGTAAAGGTTACAAAAAAGTGACTTTCCATCTACTTTTAGGAAGTAAAGGCCTTATATGGAAGCAGGACTCCCCTGTTGATTCTTACTTGAGAACTCATGCCACTGACAATCACGAATGTTCCAGCAGGTATACATCTCCTGCTGCTATGAATAAAATCTGTTGGTTTTGTGATCAGTTTGAGATATTTCAGTTGTAAACACATTTATAGTAGGTTTGAATGTTTTTACACTTACCCACTTTCCTGTAGCACCTCACTAGGATCTAGGGCTGTTTCTGGGGTATCTTCAGTTGGGTTTTGTTCAGGTTTCTCCTCTGGATGCTCAGCGTTTGTTTTCTCTGATTCTAGATGCTCAGTTGTCCGCTCAATTTCATCAGATAGCTCCTTTGCTGTGGATTCAGAGAGCTCAATGACCTCATCTTTGATTTTTGCGGGTTCTTCAGGCTCGGCTTGATGCACAGCAATTTCTGGGCTACTTTTTGGCACTGGATGCTCTTCAGGGGGCTCCTCTCTGATTTCTCCCGGCTCCTGTGTCTGCTCGTGAATTTTATGAGGTTCTACAAGATCTACGTCAGGATGTATTGTGTTGATGGCTGTATTTTCCTGAGTGATCAGCTCTGGTCCCAGAGGAGCAGCTACCTCCTCAGTAGGAGTGACAAACTCCCGTTGAGGAGACTCCAGAGAAGGGAGGGGTCTGAGGAAACAATGTGAGAGAAGAAGAGAGTGTTGGGAGAATACTTTCAATTTGCACCACATGTAAAAGAAACGACTGACAAATAACAAATGTTCGTGTTTGTCAAGGTAGAGCAGTCTGTGTGTTTTTAACAAGTGCCATATATAAAAGtgagtgtgcgtgagtgtgttgGTGCACAATGTCAAACCGTGTTTGTTGCATGGAAAAGTGGGGGGAAAAGCCCCATTCTAGTTGTGCAGCGATATCGCAGCTGATGTCATCTTTTCAATATAAAGGGCAGCATTACTTCCAGTAATGGCCTCGACATCTGCCCCAAGCTGCACTGCTGTAGTCAACACAAAGTGCAGCAGTGTGCTTACCTCCTCATTCATATTCATTGTGAGCCGCTCTCTTCAACAACACTCTAAACAAGGGTTCGACATTGTGTCACTGGAGGGCTATAAACAAGTGAAGCCACACTAACAACTTTAAAGTACTTGGCAATTGTTTTAAAGACATTTGTCTATGTAAAATATAATGTATAATCTGTATTTTTCCAGTGGTTCTTTATTGTTGAAAAGTTCAATGCACCCAAAAAGTAGtaatttcattaggtacacattGCACAATACATCTTCAATATCAAAAATGCAATTATGGTCATTTAATATTAAACGGAACTTATGATGAatattaatctacatttaaaaacaCTGCCTTGTTTACGAGATAATATTTACCAGTATTggacatgcatccatccatccatccatccatccatccatcttcttccgcttatccgaggtcgggtcgcgcgggcagcagcctaagcagggaagcccagacttccctctccccagccacttcgtctagctcttcccgggggatccccaggccagccgggagacatagtcttcccaacgtgtcctgggtcttccccgtggcctcctaccggttggacgtaccccaaacacctccctaggtaggcgttcgggtggcatcctgaccagatgcccgaaccacctcatctggctcctctcgatgtggaggagtagcggctttactttgagttcctcccggatggcagagcttctcaccctatctttaagggagagccccgccacacggtggaggaaactcatttcggccgcttgtacccgtgatcttatcctttcggtcatgacccaaagctcatgaccataggtgaggatgggaacgtagatcgaccggtaaattgagagctttaccttccggctcagctccttcttcaccacaacggatcggtacaacgtctgcattactgaggacgccgcaccgatccgcccgtcgatctcacgatccactcttccctcactcgtgaacaagactccaaggtacttgaactcctccacttggggcagggtctccttcccaacccagagatggcattccacccttttccgggcgagaaccatggactcggacttggaggtgctgattctcattccggtcgcttcacactcggctgcgaaccgatccagtgagagctgaagatcccggccagatgaagccatcaggaccacatcatctgcaaaaagcagagacctaatcctgcggccaccaatccggaacccctcaacgccttgactgcgccttgaaattctgtccataaaagttatgaacagaatcggtgacaaaggacagccttggcggagtccaaccctcactggaaatgtgttcgacttactgccggcaatgtggaccaagctctgacactgatcgtattGGATATGCGTTGGATGTAAATTTTGCTTGAGTCACTTGTATAACCTATTTTGAGTCTGTCTGGATAATGTTCTGATTGTGGAGGCGTTCCCATgcagattgcaaatgaaatcaCTTTTTCCTCTCCAAAAGCAATCctaatttatcttttgaaaatgttctATTTCAATATACATCTGAAAGTCATCGCGGCTATTCTTTTTCAGACATGGTCGAAAATAAACTTTGTAAAGGTTATATACATTCACACAGTTAGggtacattaggtacacctgcacacttgcCAATTGATTCAGAGAGtgcatttaaaaaattgtttctagccgcatttatgtcactgcatgtcgcACATTGGTGATATTAAGCACATGCCACGTTTCgatgaaaacatttatttttcgtACCATTATGTCTTTACTAATGGCCTGAAACTTTGGCTGAGAGCTTGATTTATTGTCTAAATGAGTTTGTCCACCAGACTGCAAAACACCATAACAGAGGCATACAAACCAAAATACACTACCTCATGATTTGACACCTTAGCATTATTTACCATGAGTATCCAACATTACACAAAACACAATGCTACATAGGCTCCCTTTAACTGTTAGAGGTATTTAACAATAAGTGTATCGTTGTAGTTGTAGTTAGCagggatgttaaaggcctactgaaacccactactaccgaccacgcagtctgatagtttatatatcaatgatgaaatattaacattgcaacacatgccaatatggccggtttagtttactaaattacaaatttaaatttcccgcggcgtttcctgttgaaaacgtcgcggaatgatgacgcgatgatgacgcgtgtttgtgacgttattggttggaggggacatattagcccagcaccacttacggctaaaagtcgtctcttttcatcgcacaattacacagtattttggacatctgtgttgctgaatcttttgcaatttgttcaattaataatggagaagtcaaagtagaaagatggagttgggaagtttttagcctttagccacacaaacacacagtgtttccttgtttaaaattcccggaagtgaagctttactatggatcagggcggtcaagcgaacatggatcccgactacatgtcaaccagcagttttcggtgagaaaattggggaaataagtcgcctcttaccggagatcagcggagtcaGCGTCCTCCTTCAGCTGccatgacttctctcagagactctggcgtcaaaacacccatggccacacccctccgactttaaggtactatttaactcactaaaacactagcaacacaataggcagataagggatttgccagaattatcctagtaaatgtgtctaaaaccttctgaatcgctctcactgccctcgtcttttttttttcttttctaggccttcactctaaattttctcatccacaaatctttcatcctcgctcaaattaatggggaaattgtcgctttctcggtccgaatagctctagctgctgctggctatgattgtaaacaatgtcaggatgtgaggagccctacaaccagtgacgtcacgcgcacatcgtctgctacttccggtaaaggcaaggcttttttattagtgatctaaagttgcgaactttatcgtcgatgttctccactaaataatttcagcaaaaatatggcaatatcgcgaaatgatcaagtatgacacatagaatggacctgctatccctgtttaaataagaaaatctcatttcagtaggcctttaacagctgTTTATAACAGTTCATATTTCTAAACATACCGTGAAATAACATACATGGTAGCATTATCATCTTTTTAGGAGCAGAGGTTTTGATGTAGCGCTTGTACTGGACTATATTGTGAGCAGTGAGCTTATATTCTCAGTTCGCTGTAGATTGTCTTGAGtagatgataataaaaaatatcattgTCACAAGGTTAACCCAAGAAATGCATCTACTGTAACTTTTGTTTACTCTCTCACCATCAGAACTAAAACCCAATTCATAATtactttaaacattatttttcaaGCTGCTACATCTCTTGTAAAGTATTCTGTTAAGTCTTCTTGTAAAGTAATTTTGcttctttagttaaaaaaaacaacaaaaaaaaatttaaatgcccCCTCATACTCTTGTGTTTACCTTATGTCTGTTCTCTCTTGTTCAGTCTGAGGGTCAGAAGCAGCTTCTCTTAGAGCGTGTATCCAGTTTGTATCTGGTTCTTGTGCCGTGAGTCCAAAAGGAGAGTTCTCTGACACATGTAAAGACCCAGACTTGCAGGCTGGGGTTTGTATCACCTCAGCTGGTGGATTTGGCAGGGAGATGTGATCATGAAGTTTGTCAGAATGGGAAAAGTCTGCCTGAGAGACCGATGTAACATCTTCTTGGCTGGGTGTATCTGTGGCTTTGTTGGGTTGTGGCTGGataattgtgtcattttccatatTTTTCAAAAGAGCACTGTTGCCATTAGAAGGCCAAGACGCATTTTCGGTGATGTTTTCAGACTGTTCTGAAACATCAATTGATCCTGGGTCTTTGTCTTTCATAACCTCATCTTTGTCGATTGCTTTATTGTCTATTACTTTTATCTCCCTACTGCACACTGCCTGGAAACCATCATTTTCTTCATCTAAAGCTGCATTGTTTCCCCTTGCAGTCTCATCTACATGAGATCCATTTATGGCCTTTTGTGCTACTGAACCATTTTGTGTGGCTGAGCTTTTATTGGAGCATTGCGGCTCAAGAGACTCACATACTGTATCCGGTATTTTACACCCTTCAGTTTCACTCTTGTGGGTTTTCACAGCCTGAGCAGCACTGTGATCCTTTTCTACTGCATTGCATATTTTTTCAAGCATCTTGTCATCCTGGTTGGCACTTTGACATGAGTCGGTATAAACATCATCACTATTAGTCACAACTTCAGTCAAAACAGAAAAACCTAAAGGTAAAAAAGCACAATCCTCTGATAAAGAATCAACAGAAAGAGTGCTTTCTACAAAGACAAAATGGTTTTCCTGTAGGTCTGCAGAAGAATCTGTTTGGTTGCTTTCCGGCTGACCTTTACTATCGACACAATTCAACAATTCCTTGTCATGTATTAAATCTGGTCCTACCCCCCGTATTCCCAACCCAGACTTTTTACTATTACTCACCTCTTGCTGCAAGGGTGTTTCTGTTTGCTCTAAGCCATTTTGTCCAATAGTGCCTCCAGAAACATCAATCTTGTCAACACCTAGAATCACCTGTGATTCCTTCTTCTCAACTTTTGCCAGAGCAACCACTTCCTCAGTGGTATTGTTGTCACCACTTAACAAATTTTGCCTCTCCGTTGTCTCTAAAGACCCATTGTTTCCTTTTACAAGCTCTGGAATAACAAAAGCAGGAGCTTGAATCGGTTTACTCTGGCAATTTGCCTTTCCTTCATCTTCAAATGTGTCCACACCACTACCTGTCATTCCATCCGATGCATACTTGGATCCCAAACTTTGCTCCTGTTTCTTCTCTTTATAAGCCAAATTGCTCATTTCAATGTTTGAAAAAGAACCCATTGATATGTCGTTGTTGTCCTTAGGCTTCTTTTCTTCTGTTAAAGTCTGGTTAGAGATATCACCAAGTTCACGCTTTCCTGTTTCCTGTTCAACATCTGTATCAGACTCTTTACTCTGTTTTGTCATCGCATTGCCTGTCTGCAGTTTGCCGCTCTCTTTTTTCTTTCCATTATCATGCTGCTGATCTTTCTCACTGAGTGACACAGAAGTTAGGTTGGCCATGTTCTGTTTCTCTTTGATAACGCACAGTTCAACTGTATCACAAGGCTTGTTAGAGATGAGGGTGCGGTCTACTTTATCTTGGATCATTACATCATTTGCCAGTACACATTCAACTCCAGGAGGTTGTTTTTCCTCTTGTAAAATTTTAATTTTATCATCAGCTGTCAAAGAGGTGATAAACTCAACATCATTCTTTCTATTTGCCtgtgtcaaaccatttttttctgCTCCACCATTATTTTCTCTGTGTTCCTTATCCTCTGCCGAATACATACCGGTATATGTCTTATTGACCAAGCTATCGTCACAGTCAGGAAGCGCAACATCACATCCATCGACCACCTCCAAGTGACTCAACATTGGGCCTGTCGGCTGCAGCATCAGAGGATTACTGGCACATTTCTTAATAATAGGAATTGACCGCTCAGGGGCTGCCACCTCTGATATTTCTGACTCATCCCTTATTAGTTGAACAGGTGCCTCAGACTTTCGGTCTATCTTAGATTCAATCGGATCTATGCTAGAAAGTGCATGAGCGGGTAGTTTATCAATCTCAGGTGGAAGCTGAAAGCTGAGGTCCCTGGGCTTTGTCTGAGGAGGGACTGAACAGCTCAACACCCCAGTTTCAGCATTAGAATTGCCATCCGTCTCAGTTGAGAGCTGTATGTCAGGTGACTCAGTAAATACATCATCCGTAGGTTTAGAGCAAACATTGCTGGCCGCAGGCACACAACTTGAACATTGTCTTTCATCGACCACACACCCATCACTTTTTATCTCTGGCGGCATGTCAAGTTTGATTGGTTCTATGCTGTCCATGTTAAGCTCACCCTTTTCCCTCacctcttcctgttttgttgacaccTCATCAGGATTTTTGTTTGGGTGCTCAACAATTGACTTGGTTAAATTCTCTGGTTCTTGATGGTCACCAATTAACATCTCTGGTTCTAGGTGCTCTGTTGTCGTCGTACTTTGTCCAGAGGACTCCTTAGATGGTTCATCAAATTCTACTTTATTCTTGTCGACTTCTATGGGCTCCTCTGTGGTTTTTGCTGGTTCTGTTGGCACTATGGTTTTTTCATGAAGGCCACCATGTTCTGTATTAGTAACTTTGTTTACTGTTAGTCTTTGAGGGGAATTTAAACTGTTTTCACATGTTGGATGCATTTCAACATTCTTGGCGCTATCTTCTGCATCTATGTCAATAATAGTCTTCTCCGGCTTTGGTGTATCTCCTGAGCTCTGATTAGGTGCATCATTTTTGGTAGATGTTGCCTCAGTGCAGCTTTCTGGCTTCTTTAAGCCAAAGTAGTCTTGGAAAATGTAGCTGGCTTCAGCAACAGGATGATGCAAACTTTCGTGTACTATCAATGGAGGCAACAAAGCACATCCCAGTACTGGCATTGACATGTTTCTCACCTCTACAGTGGCACTTTGATCTTCTTTCACGTCGTCTGCAAAGCGAACTCTGTTCCTTCCTTCACTTTTATCACATGCAGACTTACCCCCACTCCGAACCACACTGTATGTTTGGTTCTGAGCCTCTTCTTGAGTCTTGCTTGCTCTCTCGGTTGTTTCAGCATGCACCTGTTGATTGTTGCTTTCTGAAGTACCGGTAAGTGAAGTCTCAGTGATGGCTGACTCTTCACGTGAGAATCCCGAAGTAAGTGGCTCCTCTGTATTCAGATTGTGTTGGACGCTTTCTCCGCTTGCTTTATTGCTTTGTTCCCTGCGAGGTAATAGAAGTGAAAATGCTGCAGTAAGCTCCTCCTCAATGCACAGGCTCTCTGTGGCAGAAATGACCGGTTCGCCCCTGCACAGTGACTTCAGACATGACTCTGCAACATCGGTGGGAGGACGCATCTCTGTCTCAGCGGCCGACGCCCCTCTAGCAGCCCCATCCGGAGGGCTGAATAAACTGCACTCTGCCACTCCTCCCTCCACTCCTGCAGCACTATCATTCAGATGATCAGCACCAGCAAATATCCCATGGGGTGAATAATCAAAATTGCTTTCCATCCAGAGTGCCTCTTTTTCTTTGTCGCCCTCTTCTGCTGGAGAATAATCTGCTTCTGCATTGCTCGTCTCTCTCCGTCCTTTAGCACAACTCTCAGCAGAAGTGTGTGGCATTTTGCTTTCTTCACTCACAGCCTGTGTGCCTTTGTTTGAGAGGCCAGATGAGCAACAGACAGCAGAGCGCTGAGAGGTACGATCCTGGAACCTTTTTCTCTCTCCGTTCCTTTCTGGATCTCTCTCTCCTTTTCCGATGGTTGCAATGGGCTCAGTAGCTACTCCCTCTAATGAATCATGGCTCACGCTTTCTCCCTCACTTTTTATCACTTCTCCCATCGTGGGTGTTGTTAGTGGCAACGCAGCAGCCTCCACTAAAGCATCTTCAATGCCCCTCTCAGTGAAACTCTCTCCCACACAAACTCGGATACTGGAAAATGAGCTGTCCAGTGTGTGTATCTGTGCTTTAGTGGTAACATTATTCTCATGTGCTTGTGTATCTAATTCATTATCTGAAACATCAGCTGTAGTTTGAACATGTGTTAGATTTTGTATATTttgcatgttgttattgttgccaTGTTGAGCATCTGTTATACTTTGGTTATCAAACATATTCAAGTGTGTGGGAACATGGTTATAAAGGGATGGACAAGTTAAGTCCTGTTGGTTAGGAGAAGATGATTGGGAGGTGTTTGGTTTTTCCTTGCACCAAAAGTCATCATTAGGCTGTGCTCCACACGTCATAGTGTCTGTGTTTGTCACTGAATGCGCACTGAGATTCCCTGTATTTATAAGATGGAAGGCCTGTAATTCATTTTCAGCTTGTCTGGCCGTCCTGGTCTCCACTTCAGTTCCGTTGTTCTTCTCtggttttttctttttcttgtgcTTCTTTTTGTCTCTCTTTTTTGCCTTTTTATTGTCCACAAGCTCACCCTGTGCACTTCTTACAGAAGATGTTTGTATGTCGTCCTCGGCATAAGTATTAAAACATGCTTGTTGTTCTGAACGCATTTCTTCAACTGCAGCTTTATCTTGAAAATAAAATTCACTATACTCACATACTTCTTGAATAGAATTGTTTGTCTTTTGATCAATCTCACTGGGATTGATGTTGCACATTTTTAAGTACGTACGTTCTACTTCTGCAGCTGTGTCTTCCTCCATAGCCGGTCTATTACAATCTATTGAGCTCATTTCTTCAGAAACtacatttaaatcagtacttAAAATATGTCCTTGCTTACTAAATACAGAATTCTCAGTCACTGCTGATGTGTCAAAATCAATAGTTGGAATTTTTTGCTTTCGCTGCTCTTCTTTTATTGTTTCTTCTTTTTTAGTTTGTGGATATTTATCCTGGCTCCCAATTGTTTTTATTTCGCTCTTTGTCTCAGGGTTCTCTGTCCCAAGTATGTAGTCCTTGAAACTAAACACAACTGTATCCATTTGCCTATCCGTTGTCTCAGTGTttccatgtgtatttttgtttatGAGGTTGCTATGTCCAGACTGGTCTTCAACTTGTGGTTGTGATGATGACTCATCAAACTTTTTAACAGTTACTTGCCCAGTTTTCCTATCCTCTCCGTTAGACTTTTCAGACTGTGAGCTGATGGACTCTTTGACTTTAGGAACACTGAGTGAGACCATTTGTTCCTCACATTCCTTGAAAGCTTCCTGAAGCTGCTGGTCGAGTAGCATGCAAAAAGGAGGGGTCAAGGGTTGACCAGC
This sequence is a window from Nerophis ophidion isolate RoL-2023_Sa linkage group LG09, RoL_Noph_v1.0, whole genome shotgun sequence. Protein-coding genes within it:
- the tacc2 gene encoding uncharacterized protein tacc2 isoform X2, which translates into the protein MQFCRRVLCQPCSARVTSPQEDMEYRMGGCIGISHRRAEAYDEKLTQKDAEVLLTASTSSQQSFPPQADVPVITGVEESRVAAEEAREDKEELEFPHDLLPNLDFSSELNIWESSLGLKASSGHRICEHDNPLLAGLQHQMEVSHPLVVLENRPQASDPLLTDAPPSPQPTVKPQPAGQPLTPPFCMLLDQQLQEAFKECEEQMVSLSVPKVKESISSQSEKSNGEDRKTGQVTVKKFDESSSQPQVEDQSGHSNLINKNTHGNTETTDRQMDTVVFSFKDYILGTENPETKSEIKTIGSQDKYPQTKKEETIKEEQRKQKIPTIDFDTSAVTENSVFSKQGHILSTDLNVVSEEMSSIDCNRPAMEEDTAAEVERTYLKMCNINPSEIDQKTNNSIQEVCEYSEFYFQDKAAVEEMRSEQQACFNTYAEDDIQTSSVRSAQGELVDNKKAKKRDKKKHKKKKKPEKNNGTEVETRTARQAENELQAFHLINTGNLSAHSVTNTDTMTCGAQPNDDFWCKEKPNTSQSSSPNQQDLTCPSLYNHVPTHLNMFDNQSITDAQHGNNNNMQNIQNLTHVQTTADVSDNELDTQAHENNVTTKAQIHTLDSSFSSIRVCVGESFTERGIEDALVEAAALPLTTPTMGEVIKSEGESVSHDSLEGVATEPIATIGKGERDPERNGERKRFQDRTSQRSAVCCSSGLSNKGTQAVSEESKMPHTSAESCAKGRRETSNAEADYSPAEEGDKEKEALWMESNFDYSPHGIFAGADHLNDSAAGVEGGVAECSLFSPPDGAARGASAAETEMRPPTDVAESCLKSLCRGEPVISATESLCIEEELTAAFSLLLPRREQSNKASGESVQHNLNTEEPLTSGFSREESAITETSLTGTSESNNQQVHAETTERASKTQEEAQNQTYSVVRSGGKSACDKSEGRNRVRFADDVKEDQSATVEVRNMSMPVLGCALLPPLIVHESLHHPVAEASYIFQDYFGLKKPESCTEATSTKNDAPNQSSGDTPKPEKTIIDIDAEDSAKNVEMHPTCENSLNSPQRLTVNKVTNTEHGGLHEKTIVPTEPAKTTEEPIEVDKNKVEFDEPSKESSGQSTTTTEHLEPEMLIGDHQEPENLTKSIVEHPNKNPDEVSTKQEEVREKGELNMDSIEPIKLDMPPEIKSDGCVVDERQCSSCVPAASNVCSKPTDDVFTESPDIQLSTETDGNSNAETGVLSCSVPPQTKPRDLSFQLPPEIDKLPAHALSSIDPIESKIDRKSEAPVQLIRDESEISEVAAPERSIPIIKKCASNPLMLQPTGPMLSHLEVVDGCDVALPDCDDSLVNKTYTGMYSAEDKEHRENNGGAEKNGLTQANRKNDVEFITSLTADDKIKILQEEKQPPGVECVLANDVMIQDKVDRTLISNKPCDTVELCVIKEKQNMANLTSVSLSEKDQQHDNGKKKESGKLQTGNAMTKQSKESDTDVEQETGKRELGDISNQTLTEEKKPKDNNDISMGSFSNIEMSNLAYKEKKQEQSLGSKYASDGMTGSGVDTFEDEGKANCQSKPIQAPAFVIPELVKGNNGSLETTERQNLLSGDNNTTEEVVALAKVEKKESQVILGVDKIDVSGGTIGQNGLEQTETPLQQEVSNSKKSGLGIRGVGPDLIHDKELLNCVDSKGQPESNQTDSSADLQENHFVFVESTLSVDSLSEDCAFLPLGFSVLTEVVTNSDDVYTDSCQSANQDDKMLEKICNAVEKDHSAAQAVKTHKSETEGCKIPDTVCESLEPQCSNKSSATQNGSVAQKAINGSHVDETARGNNAALDEENDGFQAVCSREIKVIDNKAIDKDEVMKDKDPGSIDVSEQSENITENASWPSNGNSALLKNMENDTIIQPQPNKATDTPSQEDVTSVSQADFSHSDKLHDHISLPNPPAEVIQTPACKSGSLHVSENSPFGLTAQEPDTNWIHALREAASDPQTEQERTDIRPLPSLESPQREFVTPTEEVAAPLGPELITQENTAINTIHPDVDLVEPHKIHEQTQEPGEIREEPPEEHPVPKSSPEIAVHQAEPEEPAKIKDEVIELSESTAKELSDEIERTTEHLESEKTNAEHPEEKPEQNPTEDTPETALDPSEVLQESGHHPQPVPLLDLSTLTSATPEKTPPASARLPLSAHSIAQSEDPCPPSAFPCHLLLRSSDSDGAFETPESTTPVKAPADLQSQLQTTDDKEDNLVKDSSSDLTSDLLCHSTSTVFDEDRPIAASGAYNIEPLASESTSQPLTRSLSLQGGELDTSGLPDGSVTKGFRPHSESFSVGTESAPGTLRRPKKARPGSVKKKPLLRQNSNPERPSSTSSTPELIKRVKPQAVTQELEEGDSPRTSPTGTLRNTRKCCVETSPPPVPEENSNTEPEGSLAAPALPLCQEEKPLPSSPPLKEDLPLPPSTSYKWDPDNFDSIDPFKTGGSKIANSPVLGRKSPASALIASFPESPPIAAVRQPSLSATTEEPPFDPEEQPIVPKRESVRLEFDYAEENSEASYTGSSPPKKVGKKPGVKMPLRKPKLGLKKAHPAQIEQMDNLKSAHNGNVEEMPISKSSYNFESDKWDDPNFNPFSTKTHISSSPKATESSYSFDPDNSIDPFKSSKKMACSPPKASASFDLSSNEDVENDNDNIGELEDQNQNKPAKKKKTPIKSNTFRVKRSPKKSLLSDPSQDADDPASLQPQDDHATDEEKLASSTSHKWADLNSDQQEFPQPSDLTSFVESSLQSAVQDYEIEYMEKIGSSSPPLSVKKPSLYLQLDSLSDTLKDAHDPNSPCTGSFEEMEAKITAAMKTPTLSSRPGPEGSSGEKGRKREIEALSRTQSTERDEQPTSQEAPAAIPAMSLLDRLSECDDPVQYLEPDLAETNPNAFAQKLQEELVLAALRIEALRVAKNISKCPSLSNVTPQHRDVSCPSESSVSKNMLYARTAPSYIDGESPHLPKDLDHSLVIAREEVVTKEREVLEWQRKYEDSRLEVAEMRRIVAEYEKTIAQMIEDDQKEKSLSHHTIQQLIVEKDQALADLNSVEKSLADLFRRYEKMKDVLEGFRKNEEVLKKCAQEYLSRVRKEEQRYQALKIHAEEKLDKANAEIAQVRAKSKQEQAAHQASLRKEQMKVDSLERTLEQKNKEIEELTKICDELIAKMGKC